AAATCGCGGGCGAATTCAACAAATTGGTGACCCACAGACAATTTATGCACGTCCTGCTAATCGGATGGTGGCGACTTTTTTAGGTAGTCCACCAATGAATATTTTGCCTGCAATCTATCAGGATAATGCTTTTGATGTCAGCGGGCAGTTATTAGCAATTCCAGCAAATGTGCGGGAACATTTACGCTTGCGTCAAGGACAACGTTTTGATTTAGGGATTAGACCAGAGTATATTTATATTAATGAACCACCAACAAACCAAGAACTCCAAGAAGAAAATCAAAGTCAGCTAGTTGTAGAAGTTAAAGTAATAGAACCTTTGGGGAGAGAAACTTTAATTCGTGCAAGTTTAGCAAATTCTCAGGTGTTATTGAATGTGCAAGTGGGTGGAGGTGTGCGTTTGCATCCAGGCGATCGCCTTTCTCTAGAACTCGATTTAAATCAATTATTTGTATTTGACCCCAACACTGGAGACAAAATCTTTCCACTTGACTAAAGTATGCTGACACCAATACAACCCCATTATAGGCGATCGCACCTTTGTTGTTGATCAGAGAAAAGCGATGCCTAACGGCAAGACACCTTGTGTCTACGCGCAATCTTGTTTATTGAAGCTATTAAACAGGAAGCCCGTAGGCGTTTAGGTCAAGTCTATTGCCTGAACCCAGTGTTTTAATTACGAATTAATTTTTTGACTAATTGCCACAGTAGATAAAACGGTAGAACTAATATCGCCTTTAATATTTGCACAAACTGACCTAATCGACGTTTCCAAATGGCACAGGGAGTTAACTGCTGTTGTAGAATTATCAGATTTTCTCGAACTGTCACTGTCAAAGGGTGATTAACCCCTAACACCCGTTGGCACATCTCCAAGGCTTCGGTGTAAAGGGGTTCGGCTTCGCTGTACCGCCCTTGGCTATAGTAGAGCTCAGCTAAATTATTCAAGCTAGTAGCGACATTGGGATGGTCGCCAGCAAACAGGCGCTCATACATCTTCAAGGCTTGGGTGTAAAGAAGTTCGGCTTCGCTGTACCGCCCTTGGCTTTTGTAGAGTGCAGCTAAATTATTCAAGCTAGTAGAGACATTGGGATGGTCGCCAGCAAACAGGCGCTTTCTCATCTCCAAGGCTTGGGTCAAAAGGGGTTCGGCTTCGCTGTACCGCCCTTGGCTATCGTAGATTGCTGCTAAATTATTCAAGCTAGCAGCCACATCGGGATGGTCGCCAGCAAACAAGCGCTTTCTCATCTCCAAGGCTTGGGTGAAAAGGGGTTTGGCTTCACTGTACCGCCCTTGGCTATTGTAGAGTAGAGCTAAATTATTTAAGCTAGTAGCGACATTGGGATGGTCGCTATCAAACAGGCGCTTTGTCATCTCCAAGGCTTGGGTGAAAAGGGGTTCGCCTTCGCTGTACCGCCCTTGGCTATCGTAGAGTAGAGCTAAATTATTCAAGCTAGTAGCGACATTGGGATGGTCGCTAGCAAACAGGCACTGTGTCATCTCCAAGGCTTGGGTGTAAAGAAGTTCGGCTTCGCTGTACCGCCCTTGGCTTTTGTAGAGTGCAGCTAAATTATTCAAGCTAGTAGCGACATTGGGATGGTCGCCAGCAAACAGGCGCTGTGTCATCTCCAAGGCTTGGATGAAAAGAAGTTCGGCTTCGCTGTACCGCCCTTGGCTATCGTAGAGTGCAGCTAAATTATTCAAGCTAGTAGCGACATCGGGATGGTCGCCTGTAAATAAAGTTTGGTAAATATTTACACATTCTTCACCCCAAGGTTCTGCTAATTTATATAATCCTTGTCCTTTGTAAAATCTTTTTATCCCCACAAATACCCAGATTACTTGATTGTTGGGGACTGATGCTAGAGAAATTATCTGTGCCTCTTTTGCTTCCTTGACCTCTGCAATTAAACGTTTTCCCAGGTCTTCGAGATGAGGAATAATATCCCTAACACCTTTAATATGCTCAGAGGTGGGTGAATCGGGAAGTATTTTAGCTTTGGCTATCATGGCAATAGCGAAGGTTGTTTCCAAAACTGATTGCATCTCGCCAGAGGCTGCTAACTGCTCTTGCAAAAACCACCGCACTAAGGCATGAATTTTATAATATCCTTCTCTTTCTTCTACCAGTTGCAGCAAGTTGCGCTTGTAAAGTTGCTTTTTAGCCTCGTTTAGTTCATCGTCTGACCAAGTTAACCGTCTTTCTTCTTGCTGATTCTTTTCTTCACCTTCCTCATCTTTTTCCCCTCCACCTGTCGCTACCCACAAAACCAAATCCCAAAGAATAAGTTGGGGAGAAAATAAACTCAAAAATCTTCCTAGTTGTTGTGCCAGTGGGTCGAGTTCTGACCAAGTTAAGGCAAAAGCGGCTTTAACTCCTAGTTGCGATTGACCAATGGTTTTCTCTCGCTGTAGAGATTCTTCAGCTAATTTGCGTTCTTGTAATCGTCTAAACATCGTGTCGAGAGATAGATTTGGCTCTCCTTTTAAAAAGCCTCCCACTAACTCTATGCCCAAGGGCAAATATTCTAGACATTCACATATTGCAGTTGCTACTTGTGGTTGGTTTTCAACTCGCTTGTCTTTGTCCCCCAACAGTTGTTTTAACAGTTCTAATGCTTTTCCTGGTTCTTTTTCTGGCGAGAGAACATCTAAGGGAATCTCTTGAATAAAATTCGGGTCTAAATGCCGCTCTCTAGTAGTCACCAGGACTCGGAAGCGGTTTTCGCTGGGAACGACTTCGTGGAGGTTGGCTAGGTCAGTTACGTCATCGAAGACAATTAAAATGGGTAAGGGAGAGTCAGGATATCTAGACCAACACCAAGCGACTTGTTCTTTAAGGCTTAAAAGTCTTCCTCCTAATTCTTGGGGAATCTCAAAACCATATTTGAGGAAAAACTTTAAAACTTCAGCGGCGAGATTTGTTTCTCTATCGTTGAACCAAGCAATTCCCCCATAACTTTCTTGATATTGTCTGGCGTATTGAGTAGCTAATTCAGTTTTGCCCACGCCTGGCATTCCCACTATTGCTACATAATCTCCTCGCTGCAAGTC
This region of Nostoc sp. UHCC 0302 genomic DNA includes:
- a CDS encoding tetratricopeptide repeat protein, with protein sequence MPEDSGKFADKVGAFAAPGSQVNIGTQIIEGQKQLTPTKSIPYRGSVHFVGRETELAMLHQDLQRGDYVAIVGMPGVGKTELATQYARQYQESYGGIAWFNDRETNLAAEVLKFFLKYGFEIPQELGGRLLSLKEQVAWCWSRYPDSPLPILIVFDDVTDLANLHEVVPSENRFRVLVTTRERHLDPNFIQEIPLDVLSPEKEPGKALELLKQLLGDKDKRVENQPQVATAICECLEYLPLGIELVGGFLKGEPNLSLDTMFRRLQERKLAEESLQREKTIGQSQLGVKAAFALTWSELDPLAQQLGRFLSLFSPQLILWDLVLWVATGGGEKDEEGEEKNQQEERRLTWSDDELNEAKKQLYKRNLLQLVEEREGYYKIHALVRWFLQEQLAASGEMQSVLETTFAIAMIAKAKILPDSPTSEHIKGVRDIIPHLEDLGKRLIAEVKEAKEAQIISLASVPNNQVIWVFVGIKRFYKGQGLYKLAEPWGEECVNIYQTLFTGDHPDVATSLNNLAALYDSQGRYSEAELLFIQALEMTQRLFAGDHPNVATSLNNLAALYKSQGRYSEAELLYTQALEMTQCLFASDHPNVATSLNNLALLYDSQGRYSEGEPLFTQALEMTKRLFDSDHPNVATSLNNLALLYNSQGRYSEAKPLFTQALEMRKRLFAGDHPDVAASLNNLAAIYDSQGRYSEAEPLLTQALEMRKRLFAGDHPNVSTSLNNLAALYKSQGRYSEAELLYTQALKMYERLFAGDHPNVATSLNNLAELYYSQGRYSEAEPLYTEALEMCQRVLGVNHPLTVTVRENLIILQQQLTPCAIWKRRLGQFVQILKAILVLPFYLLWQLVKKLIRN